The genome window ACCGCATCAATAAACGCATCTTTGCTCAGGCCCGTTTGCAAATCGGGCAGCCCTGCCCGTCGGCGTACCGTGTTGACAAATCCGTAAGCCGCCGCTGTCGCGCCGTTCAGTCGGGCTTCGGCCTCCGCTGCCACCAGGTACATATCCGGCAAACGCAGAATGGGAATATTCGGAATGGATCCCTGCGTTGACACTGGATCCTGGTATTTTTTAATCAGAACACCTTTGGTCGTGATGGGCGTCACGCTACGTTGCGGAACACGCTGACCACTCTTATTTATGAATGTCGTATCTAAAAGCTGACGTCTTTTATCAACGGGGTTGAACGAATTGAAGAAGGACTGGTAAGCGAACATCGAGCCAAAAGACGTTCGGGCGTATTCCGCTCCGGCACTTCCCGCAGGGCCCGCCAGACCAACCATCTGGTGGTTCCGGCCCGGCGCAACTGGGTCTACTTCAAAGGCCCACATGTTTTCGATCCGGGCGGCATCTTCCTGATCGTAACGATATACATTCCGCACATCGGGCATCAGGGAATATTTTCCGGAATTAATCACAAGCTGCGCCTGTTCCAGCGCTTTTGCCCAATCTTCGTTGTACAAGGCGGCTTTGGCATACAAGGCGTTTGCTACTTCCTTGGCCGGGCGGCCTTTGTCTACCGCTGGATAGGAAGGCAGTCCCGCTGTCAGCGCCTGCTCCAGATCGCTATAAATCTGTTTGTAGACATCCGCCTTGGGGCTTTTAGCCACAATCGCATCAGCTTCCGTATAACTTGGCGTGTTCTTAATGGCCACGTCA of Tellurirhabdus bombi contains these proteins:
- a CDS encoding RagB/SusD family nutrient uptake outer membrane protein; this translates as MKKIVIPILVACCLTSCQLDETIYSSIYTEAFYKTAADAEKGLVAAYDPLADMYSGPAATLVPDFSDDQTYPRGVVGRNTLTLFNYDVNYTTQKSNNRTNESPQQIWSSGYDGIEKANWIIAKVPGATMNEARKKQIIGEAYYLRAFYYWMLTKNFGDVAIKNTPSYTEADAIVAKSPKADVYKQIYSDLEQALTAGLPSYPAVDKGRPAKEVANALYAKAALYNEDWAKALEQAQLVINSGKYSLMPDVRNVYRYDQEDAARIENMWAFEVDPVAPGRNHQMVGLAGPAGSAGAEYARTSFGSMFAYQSFFNSFNPVDKRRQLLDTTFINKSGQRVPQRSVTPITTKGVLIKKYQDPVSTQGSIPNIPILRLPDMYLVAAEAEARLNGATAAAYGFVNTVRRRAGLPDLQTGLSKDAFIDAVLQERAWEFFAEGDRWYDLTRTGKFLTVIPKAVNDVYPVRNVLPRNKYFPIPQDELNANPKMVQNLDWN